Proteins encoded by one window of Methylovirgula ligni:
- a CDS encoding metal ABC transporter permease, whose product MPTLFSIIVEPGFFTSEPVRTAAVIGAAAAIVSGVVGVFTVIRGQSFAGHSLADVSSAGGSAAFLFGINPLLGFLGMGVLAAMSMELVRADHASERDLVTGVVTGAGLGVAALFLYLDMTTSSTTGAAVTIMFGSMFAIPASIVPLALTVGISALLAVGLLYRPLLLSSLDPDLAAVRGVPVRLIGLLHLIVVAMAVALSAITVGAILSTGLLIGPAAIALHLAKRPGLAILLAAAIGIAATWGGILIAYDSYEWTGGHGWPVSFCIVALIFLAYVVVAQTGLRHWRLLPRVVSARTQRAG is encoded by the coding sequence ATGCCGACATTGTTCTCCATCATAGTCGAGCCGGGGTTCTTCACCAGCGAGCCGGTGCGCACGGCGGCGGTGATCGGCGCCGCCGCCGCAATTGTCTCCGGGGTGGTCGGCGTATTCACCGTGATTCGCGGACAGTCCTTCGCCGGTCATTCCTTGGCGGATGTCAGCAGTGCTGGTGGTTCCGCCGCGTTCCTGTTCGGGATTAACCCGCTCCTTGGTTTCCTCGGCATGGGTGTCCTCGCGGCGATGAGCATGGAACTTGTGCGCGCAGATCACGCGAGCGAGCGTGACCTGGTAACGGGTGTCGTCACCGGCGCGGGGCTCGGCGTTGCCGCGCTATTCCTTTATCTGGATATGACGACCAGCAGCACCACGGGGGCCGCGGTCACCATCATGTTCGGATCGATGTTCGCCATTCCGGCTTCGATCGTCCCGCTTGCCCTGACGGTAGGGATCAGTGCCCTTCTCGCGGTCGGTCTGCTCTATCGGCCGTTGCTGCTGTCCTCGCTCGATCCGGACCTTGCGGCAGTGCGCGGCGTGCCCGTGCGTCTCATAGGACTATTGCATCTCATCGTCGTGGCGATGGCCGTTGCACTCTCGGCCATAACAGTAGGCGCCATCTTGTCCACGGGGCTGCTCATCGGTCCTGCGGCGATTGCGCTGCACCTCGCCAAGCGGCCTGGACTGGCGATCCTGTTGGCTGCTGCAATCGGCATCGCCGCCACCTGGGGTGGAATCCTCATCGCCTACGACAGCTACGAATGGACCGGCGGGCACGGCTGGCCCGTCAGCTTCTGCATCGTGGCTCTCATCTTCCTGGCATATGTCGTTGTTGCGCAAACAGGGCTTCGCCACTGGCGCCTGCTACCACGCGTGGTCTCGGCCCGCACACAGCGCGCAGGGTGA
- a CDS encoding metal ABC transporter permease yields MFDDFMINTWIAATLVASVAGVIGFFVVIRGASFAAHALPLSAFPGAAAANLLGINPLIGLLAFSGLGVLGISQLARRGPRDVATALSLVMLLGLGALFLSRTTEYFQAVYALLFGEVLGVGSADLEPVVALSAVSVALIAVLFRPLLLNSVSPELGQARGVSARVMEVMFLAVVALATATALPVVGALLVFSLMVGPASAARTLTDQPLTAILLSAALSVVTVWMSIALSFAFDWPIGFFVGGLSACAYASGRTWTRAKRSRY; encoded by the coding sequence ATGTTTGATGACTTCATGATCAACACCTGGATCGCCGCCACCCTCGTCGCCAGCGTCGCGGGGGTCATCGGGTTCTTTGTTGTAATCCGGGGCGCGTCCTTCGCCGCCCACGCGCTGCCGCTCAGCGCGTTTCCCGGTGCTGCCGCGGCCAATCTGCTCGGTATCAACCCGCTCATTGGGTTGCTCGCTTTCTCCGGACTCGGCGTGCTCGGCATCAGCCAGCTTGCGCGACGCGGACCGCGCGATGTGGCGACTGCCCTGTCACTCGTCATGCTGCTGGGGCTTGGCGCCTTGTTCTTGAGCCGAACCACTGAGTATTTCCAGGCCGTCTACGCGCTGCTCTTCGGCGAGGTGCTTGGCGTCGGCTCTGCCGACCTCGAGCCCGTCGTCGCACTTAGCGCGGTCTCGGTCGCCCTCATCGCGGTATTGTTCCGGCCGCTGCTCCTGAACTCGGTCTCGCCTGAATTGGGTCAAGCGCGAGGCGTGTCGGCTCGCGTGATGGAGGTCATGTTCCTGGCGGTCGTGGCGCTGGCCACGGCGACGGCGCTGCCAGTCGTCGGCGCGTTGCTGGTATTCAGTCTGATGGTGGGGCCTGCCTCCGCTGCTCGCACACTGACGGATCAGCCACTGACGGCGATCCTGCTTTCGGCCGCTTTATCTGTCGTGACGGTTTGGATGTCGATTGCTCTCTCCTTCGCATTCGATTGGCCGATCGGATTCTTCGTCGGTGGTCTGAGTGCATGCGCCTATGCTTCCGGGCGGACATGGACGCGGGCGAAGCGATCGCGGTATTGA
- a CDS encoding transporter, whose amino-acid sequence MSQTGTADSASYNDGDFTRPETSVTTRFEFRSSSSSSSSTKREREILQYNSKLDLGSGWKLGTQIQIPFVEKATTTFGQANSESGAGLANAVFQTALIHTIDTRWAYGFGARLVAPTADASLGTDPWQIMPAIGIRYSFLGIAPDTYFVPVVRYAISFGGNPFARIIREPQIAPTLNIGLPGRWFVTFYPSNDIRINYGTPISGQTGRLFLPLDVAVGKKILNNLVVSLEGSVPIIRDYPVYDFKTELKVTWQF is encoded by the coding sequence GTGAGCCAAACGGGTACAGCGGATAGCGCCAGCTACAATGACGGCGACTTCACGCGTCCGGAAACAAGCGTCACGACGCGATTCGAATTCAGAAGCTCATCGAGCTCGTCGAGTTCCACGAAACGCGAAAGAGAGATTCTCCAATATAATTCAAAACTTGATCTCGGCTCCGGTTGGAAACTCGGAACACAAATCCAGATTCCATTTGTCGAGAAGGCCACGACGACCTTTGGTCAGGCTAATTCGGAAAGTGGAGCTGGTCTCGCCAACGCTGTATTCCAAACGGCCCTCATCCACACCATCGATACGCGCTGGGCGTATGGCTTTGGCGCACGCCTTGTTGCACCGACGGCGGATGCATCTCTCGGCACTGATCCGTGGCAAATTATGCCGGCGATCGGCATTCGCTATTCGTTTCTGGGGATCGCCCCCGACACCTATTTCGTGCCGGTCGTCCGTTATGCGATCAGTTTTGGTGGCAATCCTTTCGCACGTATCATCCGCGAACCCCAGATCGCGCCGACGCTCAACATTGGCTTGCCCGGACGTTGGTTTGTGACCTTCTATCCGAGCAACGACATTCGCATCAATTACGGGACGCCGATTTCTGGACAGACGGGGCGGCTTTTCCTACCGCTCGACGTTGCTGTCGGTAAGAAGATTCTCAATAATCTTGTCGTCTCGCTAGAGGGCAGCGTGCCGATCATCAGAGACTATCCCGTCTATGACTTCAAGACCGAGCTAAAGGTCACCTGGCAGTTCTAA